In a single window of the Bacteroidota bacterium genome:
- a CDS encoding purine-nucleoside phosphorylase encodes MLNKIRETTDFINQKINFQPEIGIILGTGLGGLVKEIEIDVTIPYESIPNFPVSTVEGHTGLLIFGRLGGKKVVAMQGRFHYYEGYDMKEVTFPVRVMKFLGIKQLFLSNASGGVNPDYEIGDLMILNDHINLFPTNPLIGRNYPELGPRFPDMSEAYDKILVAKARGIAAKNNIKIQEGVYAGLSGPCLETPAEYIYVRNIGADTVGMSTVPEVIVARQMDIPCFAISIITDLGVPGKIVKVTHEDVQRIAEIAEPKMTLIMKKLISEI; translated from the coding sequence ATGTTAAACAAAATTAGAGAAACAACTGATTTTATAAATCAAAAAATTAATTTCCAACCAGAAATTGGTATTATTCTTGGCACTGGATTAGGTGGGCTTGTAAAGGAAATTGAAATAGATGTAACTATTCCCTATGAATCTATACCGAATTTTCCGGTTTCAACCGTGGAAGGCCATACAGGTTTATTGATTTTTGGCAGGCTTGGGGGAAAAAAAGTTGTGGCAATGCAAGGCAGATTCCATTATTATGAAGGGTATGATATGAAAGAGGTCACTTTTCCCGTTAGAGTAATGAAATTCCTAGGAATAAAGCAATTGTTTTTATCAAATGCGAGTGGGGGGGTTAATCCAGATTATGAAATTGGAGATTTAATGATTCTTAATGATCACATTAATCTTTTCCCTACAAATCCATTAATAGGTAGGAATTACCCTGAACTCGGACCAAGATTTCCTGATATGAGTGAGGCTTACGATAAAATACTTGTAGCAAAAGCAAGGGGAATTGCTGCAAAAAATAATATAAAGATTCAGGAGGGTGTATATGCTGGTTTATCCGGTCCTTGCCTTGAAACACCTGCTGAATACATTTATGTGAGGAATATAGGTGCGGATACTGTTGGAATGTCAACTGTTCCAGAAGTAATTGTTGCTAGACAAATGGATATACCTTGTTTTGCAATTTCAATTATTACCGATTTAGGTGTGCCAGGTAAAATTGTTAAAGTTACACACGAAGATGTTCAACGTATTGCTGAGATTGCCGAACCTAAAATGACTTTGATTATGAAAAAACTTATTTCTGAAATTTAA
- a CDS encoding choice-of-anchor B family protein translates to MIKKATFVLFLILLSSIALKAQYDSENISLYSVWKDSSITHTATAVNYNSVWGYFDAIKNKEYAIFGGNNGTYFVDVTNPSSPVLRDFVPGKRGDCIWREYKNYGKYIYMISDDTQPNSFQIADMSFLPDSVHVVFDSDSIFATAHTLFVDKNNLYCANVNSLPSTYSSMSVYDLSDPEKPLLLRSLITDDPDVAMVHDMFVRNDTVYVSAGFYGLHVYNFLPNNTLNKLGSITSYPDAGYNHSSWLTEDGRTMVFCDEVPKNMAVKVIDVSDLSDIKVQSTFKSNEGATAHNPYIIGNNVVISYYEDGVQIFNITDPQAPYKSGYFDTHPQNGNSYASGNTYNGCWGAYPYLPSGILLASDRQNGLFILNAEQAVSSSKTITQNLDVTIAPNPFDNTIKVQLPNGNGNCIFSVYDLTGRTIYFKEVNLSGNTTFDINFENEIPSGIYFLKIKGEGIEKTEKIIKL, encoded by the coding sequence ATGATAAAAAAAGCAACTTTTGTTCTGTTCTTAATTTTACTATCATCTATTGCATTAAAGGCCCAATATGATTCGGAAAATATTAGCCTTTATTCGGTTTGGAAAGACTCTTCCATAACACATACAGCCACAGCTGTAAATTACAATAGTGTATGGGGATATTTTGATGCCATAAAAAATAAAGAATACGCTATTTTTGGAGGAAACAATGGAACTTACTTTGTAGATGTGACTAATCCAAGCAGCCCTGTATTGCGTGATTTCGTGCCTGGAAAACGAGGTGATTGCATTTGGAGGGAATATAAAAATTATGGTAAGTATATCTATATGATTAGTGATGATACCCAACCTAACAGTTTTCAAATTGCTGATATGTCCTTCCTGCCTGATTCAGTTCATGTTGTTTTTGATTCGGATTCTATTTTTGCAACAGCTCATACTTTATTTGTAGATAAAAACAATCTTTATTGTGCCAATGTCAATTCTTTACCCAGCACTTATTCCTCAATGTCTGTTTATGACCTTTCAGATCCTGAAAAACCATTGTTACTTAGAAGTTTAATAACTGATGATCCGGATGTTGCAATGGTACATGATATGTTTGTAAGAAACGATACAGTTTATGTATCTGCAGGCTTTTATGGTTTGCATGTTTATAATTTTTTACCCAACAATACTTTAAATAAATTAGGTTCAATTACATCTTATCCTGATGCTGGCTATAATCACAGTAGTTGGTTAACTGAAGATGGAAGAACAATGGTTTTTTGTGATGAAGTCCCTAAAAACATGGCAGTTAAAGTAATTGATGTATCAGATCTTTCAGATATTAAGGTACAATCCACTTTTAAATCAAATGAAGGAGCAACAGCCCATAATCCTTATATTATTGGAAATAATGTTGTAATATCTTATTATGAAGATGGGGTACAAATTTTTAATATAACCGACCCCCAGGCCCCATATAAATCAGGTTATTTCGATACACATCCTCAAAATGGGAATTCTTATGCCTCCGGTAATACTTACAATGGCTGTTGGGGAGCTTATCCTTACCTGCCAAGTGGAATTTTACTTGCATCGGATCGTCAAAATGGGCTTTTTATTTTAAATGCAGAACAAGCTGTAAGTTCCTCTAAAACAATTACACAAAATCTTGATGTTACCATTGCTCCCAATCCATTTGATAACACAATAAAAGTACAGTTACCAAATGGTAATGGTAATTGTATTTTCTCAGTTTATGATCTTACAGGAAGAACGATTTATTTTAAAGAAGTAAATTTAAGTGGAAATACTACTTTTGACATCAATTTTGAAAATGAAATTCCTTCAGGAATTTATTTTCTAAAGATTAAAGGTGAAGGTATTGAGAAAACAGAGAAAATTATAAAACTTTAA